CCAGAGTCAACACAATTACTTTCACAAAGCTACCCTTCACATACCAACATGAACGTTACAACGCACACAACACTCGCTGATTCAGTGGGATCGTGTCAAATCGTGTCTATAACATAAGAGAAACTGCACGAAACCAGCAATCCTataagtggagaaaaaaaaaatatatatatatgggcctCCCGCTCACCAGATAGGGTTCAATATTCCTGATTTTCGCGTATAAGTCAAGTGCGAGAGTGTTGTATACGTAGAGAGGTCATGGTGTCCGCGTCTTATAACAAAATGCACTGCTCACAATATTTTTCCGTTCTAGTTTTACTGCATGTCAGACTTCAATCTTATTAACCTACATGCGTGTGAATAAACTTCGCTTTAACGCTTACTCCGCCAGTTTTAGTTAAGAGAGGACGACAATTCTGGATATGTCTGAATTGACGTCGAGAGTAATTCATACGAGGCGGGCGTGGCACTGTTGAATGTGTTACTAAGGTACACTCATTTGCCGCACGAAGACCCAATCAAGCATACATTCACGAGGCAAGAGTGCAATTATATAGTTATAGTGCTTCTCTTCTTTTGGtttggggagggggaagggtgtgtgtgtgtgtgtgtgtgtgtgtgtgtgtgtgtgtgtgtgtgtgtgtgtgtgtgtgtgtgtgtgtgtgtgtgtgtgtgtgtgtgcatggtaAATGACTACATAGCTGAGTAGTATACAATCAATaatttccatcacacacacacacacacacacgcacacacacacacacacacacacacacacacacacacacacacacacacacacccttccctccccccaaaccAAAAGAAGAGAAGCACTATAACTATATAATTGCActcttgcctcacacacacacacacacacacacacacacacacacacacacacacacacacacacacacacacacacactcactcactcactcactcactcactcactcacacacacactctctctctctctctctctctctctctctctctctctctctctcacacacacacacacacacacatccattacGTCATGTTTCCAAGCTGGTGTTCCCTCATTTGCTTCACACTCTTTCATTAACCCACCCAAAGTCAAGCAAGGGAGGGGTCAaaataaagaaggtaaaaaaaaaagcgtggggatgggaggaagagcAAGGTCGGCACTACACCTTAAAGAGGAGAGTAATTAAGGCAAGTGTGAAGTTAACGTTACTCGTAGGCCTTCGCTTCCTCCCCTCCATACGGACAAAAGGGCCTATCGATCCCTATGCCTAACGCTAAGCcgtctttttaatgcttttccaGTGCTCTCACCGCCCCCCACTCTTAGGTCCTCATCCCTCTGTTTCCAGGCACTCTATTCTGCGTCCTTTTCTGTCTTCGTGTCTTCGCTTTCTGTggtgttttttaactttttatttctattgctattcgtttgttttttcctctatatatttttctagtTCTTTATCCTTCatcgtttatttttcttttattatcccatcttatttctctgttttttttttcattttttactttcactatttttgctcccccttcgtttttttttcttttttgtttatcttagttttcaacatttttttttatctgtttctacttttcgtcattttcttcattttcgtattttttttttactcatcttAATCTATTTatactctttttcctctcatttcttttcttagttatTTACCTTCCTTTATCTACGTAGTCTTATTTATCTccatcctcatttcctttcacctTGTTACTCTTCTAAtcattcttctctcatcctACTCTCACGattctcttttcctctgatGTTCTTACCGTTCCATTCCTTTGCTTATAATATCTGTTCCTACCAATAATATTTTCTgaacccttttactgctatttgACACAACTTTCCTTAAATATTAACCATTCTAATAAGACATTCTCTGAtatacagccacctccaaacactgtactatctagaaactgcaaaatctattctttcttattcctttctttcttacagaTGCTCAAAAAGATTCCATGCATTGCTTTCAGTACggtgaattattattatattcttcGCCTTTGCGTCTCTCGGTTCTGATCAGACAGTAGCGTAGATTTTCACTAACAGTCTCGTTGGTGCTAACAAgtctatctctttttcctcctccttctgctcctcctcctctaatcatACCTATCACCACTGATCATCTTTGTCCCTGATTCACTCAGGTTTAAGCGAACATTCATCTTCCAGTCTTATTTGCTTAACTTTtgttcctgtcttccttcaaaTCGTTTCCATAAGAAGCGGGATATCGttatattctattattattcttcctcctttctttcctaagCGTCtgactttcctcttcatttgcgttcaattgtctttcttttatgacttttcctgtgagagagagagagagagagagagagagagagagagagagagagagagagagagagagagagagagagagagagagagagagagagagagagagagagagagaacaattatgAGGATTGGTGATAGGAAGATGATATTGGGTAATTCAATATTGTTTACCTAAACGATTACACATCGatcatcttagagagagagagagagagagagagagagagagagagagagagagagagaggagagagagagagagaggagaggagagaggagagagagagagagagagagagagagagagagagagagagagaaatacaacacTAACATTAACATCACTTCActcttctctctatcctttcattctcccttcttttttcttttatttaaccTGCGACCCTCTCCACCCTAACGACCTCTTACCTGGCCATCACTTACCAGGTAGACCTtagtccctcccctccccttccttccttttcccttcccttctctgtcCTCCTACAACCTACCACGCCCTCTGATAAACATTGCAGGGATGGGAAGATAGAAAGTTTACGAAGGGAAAttgaaaagggggaaggaaggaaagatggaggagagggaatggagggacggATGGAGGGTAGGGAAAGGGCGTTAATGTTATTTCCTCACCCAATCAAACACTTCGTTCCTGTTTCCCTTGTCGCTTCCTacgtttttcctcttctttttcctcctcctcttttcctcctgttcttatTTGGTCTCGGttcccatttcctcactttcacattgtttccttcttctcgttTTCATATTACAGCTTTCACtattttgttctgtttatcaTTTTCTGTTCACACAGcactttccttcctcagttttccttttttttccttggtctgtctatctgtctgtctgcccgccatcctctctctctctctctctctctctctctctctctctctctctctctctctctctctctctctctctctctctctctctctctctctccgtaatccACAGTGACATTTCTCTGCAACACACGACATTAATAGCAAATCTTCCAAACCCCACATGACatatcaaaatattaaaaaaatacaaaatacaaaacactcACAACCCGCCTGGGATACTGACAAAATTAACCTTACGAACAATCTTATGCCTCGTTAGATTACTATTCATAGCGCGCTTGTTCATAGCCAGaaaaaaacctctctctctctctctctctctctctctctctctctctctctctctctctctctctctctctctctctctctctctctcctgaccctCTGTCTATTGGGGAAACTGGCAGGAATtgatccttaaaaaaaaaacgaaaaaaattaatgaaaatataataaaaagcaGCAGTTTTACATTCACTTAAATTAGAAATCATATTTCAAAGTACAAATTTCCGCAAACGTCAAGTAGGAATAAGAATACGATACTGGAATAAGAAGCAGATACAAAACTTAGTACGTACGAACTGCTTAAGATTCTTCATTAGTTCAAAAGAGTTTAACTGTAAGGACGAAGAATGCAATGGGCAAGAcacatggagagaaaaagaaaagcaaggacgACAGTGATCGAGGCAAAGTACAATAGGATAGTAAAGAGGGATCAATAAAGTTATGAGaaatctttattctctctctctctctctctctctctctctctctctctctctctctctctctctctctctctctctctctctctctctctctctctctttctgtgtggtGATCTTGATGACGAAGCCAAAAGAAGGATTGTGATTATGTGAAAGCAACCCCATAATCGACaaagcgcgcgcgcacgcacgcacgcacgcacacacacacacacacacacacacacacacacacacacacacacacacacacacacacacacacacacacacacacacacacacactcagtcctCATGAGAGATTAAAGTGCTTTTCCAGTTGTCAGTGAATTTAAatatcccctccccccaaaaaaaagtatatatatatatatatatatatatatatatatatatatatatatatatatatatatatatatatatatatatatatatatatatatatatatatatatgaatgaaaagtaTATAGTAAAATTCGTGATGACAATACAGTAGACTGAATTTTAAAGCCACTCACAGCGTTACGAGATCTAGGTTTATCatcagcaatctctctctctctactcaacCAGCTTCTGTTTTATACTCGCATCAGGAAAGAGTACAAATACCAATACAATACAGTCTCCATACCTAAAGTAATGatagtagttattgttattgaagTTGTGACTAGAGTTTGAGTAATAACAGTACTGATCGTAGTTGTAGGAGTTGTACaaattgtagtaataatagtatagtagtagtagtagtagtagtagtagtagtagtagtagtagtagtagtagtagtagtagtagcggcaacaacaacgacatcaacagtagcagaagcagtagtactaggaggaggaggagcatcatTGTGTCCATATGGACacaatggcagcagcagcattaggtgtagtgacaacagcagcagccacacAATGGAGcacgtgagtgagtgagataaGAGCACAATATACCCTTCGAGTGAGCCAATGAAGGGTACTGAAAGAAGACCCCGGAACGCTGCCCgctgtgaggaggaggggaaggcggaggagaaagagtacaaggaaaaagaaaaaaagaggacgaaAACTGTGTTAATAGCGACGGTGTATtgcaaggaaaaggaggaaaagataattgaaaagacaagaaagaggagaactaATATGAAGAGGAAATAGGATCAAAACTGCCGTGGAAATAATAGTAgccagaaagaagaagaaaaagaacaagaacaagtagtagtagtagtagtagtagtagtagtagaagtagtagtagtagtagtagtagaagtagtagtagtagtagtagtagtagtagtagtagtagtagtagaagtagtagtagtagtagtagtagtagtagtagtagtagtagtagtagtagtagtagtagtagtactagcagaagaagaagaagaagaagaagaagaagaagaagaagaagaagaagaagaagaagaaaagtagcagcagcagcagcagcagcagcagcagcagcagcagcagcagcagcagtaccagcagcagaagcagaagcagcagcagaagcagcagcagcagcagcagtagtagtagtagtagtagtagtagtagtagtagtagcagcagtagtagtagtagtagtagtagcagtagtagtagtgctctTCACGCAGAAAGAGGCTTATAAACCATGagcagaaatacacacacacacacacacactcgcgccACGCACAttgcttccccttcccctcctcccaatCCCTCCTCATTAGTACTAAAGGTGATGTGTCCAAGCGGTAGGGAGTGACGTCACGAGGCGCCGCTGCTGACGTCAAGGGAAACAAACTGACGCCAGTGGAAATCGTCACAGTAGAAGAAGATGAGATGGACCAATGGCGTAGTAGTTTATTTGTGACGTCATAACTCGGCTGGCCAATCGAGAACGAGAGGAGTTAATGCTAGATTGATTGTGGGAAtagaggtagtagtggtggtggttatgtttGGGATACTGTATGTGTGGTAAGAATGGTATGATGGTGATGTTACAGTAGTGTACTGTTGTTGGTGTTCGTGgtatggttgtggtagtggtggtggtggtggtgccagggaaaagaagaaactgaGTATgcagtgatgatagtggtggtgatggcggtgttgatgctgatgatggtgattcaTTTAAGCTAAAAGAAAGCctttttatatgagagagagagagagagagagaggagagagagagagagagagagagagagagagagagagagagagagagagagagagagagagagagagagagagagaagggcgaaGTGCACAAAGTAATGGATTCCAAAAATCCTAACACAAAAAtcaaaggcaaaaaaataaacaggagtGAACACAAAAATGTACTAGAAACAAGAGTAACTGCGCTGTCTTACACCAATAGAAGAAGCCATGAGAGTTATCTCTCAGTGTAGTATCCAAGGTCCTCAAAAATAGTGTCCCGTGTTCGCTCTGTGACTATTTTAGTAAAGACTTACTGAGTGACATTCTCTTACTTCACAAGCCcaatggagaaagagatgaattaGGCCCGTTATGCCGCTGCTGCtacaattactaccactactgctgttactgctgctattactactactactactactactactactgttgttgttgttgctgctgctactgctgctgctgctgctgctgttgctgctgctgctgctgctgctgctgctgctgctgctgctgctactactactactacttttttttactctaattTTCATTACGAAAtaaactgactgattgattgattgactactactactactactactactactactactactactattattactattattactactactattccttttcctcctcctcctcctcctccttctactactactactgatattaatactactattactgctgctgctgctgctgctgctgctgctgctgctgctgctgctactactactactactactactactactactactactactactactactactactactactactactgctgctgctgctgctactactactactattactactactactactactactactactactactactactactactactactactactgctgctgctgctgctagtactactactactactagtactactactactactactactactactactactactactactactactactactactgctgctgctgctgctgctactactactactactatgaataTTCTTCcaggttttctttatttttttaagaagacaagtttgtttgtttgtttgtttgtttatttttcaagaGAGGAGAGTGTCGCCAGGTACTCCCTCGTGTCCTCATTTCTAAGTCCCCCTTTAAAAAGCAAACAGCAACAAGGAAACACGCGTTGTAGGTCCCATACCTgaggaatgatgatgaggaagaaaaggaggaagaggaagagaggaaagattacAAAGAGAAGGGCCTGAGATGATCTCCAAGGTTAAAGGTAAATTTTCAACTGAACAGTCACGAACCCTCAGCGGGGAGGAtgaatgggggaggagggagaatgggaggaggaatgggaggaggaggcatgggaAGAAGAGACAGCTGAAAATTCAAGGTTAACAGgtaaaggaggaatgaggaaaaggaggaggaggaggaggaggagggaatcaaGGCGTAAGCAAGTAAGGAAAATGAGTGGGATGAATGATGAAGTAAATGCGCAGGTGAGAAGacaaggcggaggaagaggaggaggaaaaggaggaggaggaggaggaggaggaaaaggaggaggaggaggaggagaaggaggaggaagaggaagaagataaggaatggGGAAAGTGTGCTGATGACAAAtggaggaaagcaggagagaaagGTACTCATCCTCTCAGTTAACGGTAAACACAGGCGGTGAAGGACATTCGTTTAATTAATGCAAGtctgaaaaagaaatacagttgTGAAAGAataaacctgtgtgtgtgtgtgtgtgtgtgtgtgtgtgtgtgtgtgtgtgtgtgtgtgtgtgtgtgtgtgtgtgtgtgtgtgtgtgtgtgtgtgtgtgtgtgtgtgtgttggttagtCAGTCCGTTACCTTCTTACTAAACATAATTCACGTAACACGAATCCTTACACAAACTCAAGACGAGGAGTGTCGGAGTCAGTACAcatatttagctttttttcatcACGTGCTCTCTCTATCGTAATCCTCCTTCTTACCTTTAAAGCAAGGCAGAGGCTACGCAGGAACTCCATTAAttatttatataccaaacacttCAAGGTTAAGTCCAGGTAACCGAGAGTTAAGGCACAGTGTTACGAGAGTTAAGGTTCTCACAGTGGGGCAAGCCACAAACGCAGTTCAGAAACGTTAACACTATTTATTAACCAGTAATTAAAACATTCCAACGATACACGCAGGCAACGAAAGACAAGAACTCCACCACATATTAAAACTTCGAGTGACCTTTCAATAAATCTTGACGTCACTATTCACTTTACTTTAGCAGGACTTTATCGATCAACTCAGATCATTCAGTAACACAAAACACATTAACATATAAGGACACAcataacataatcacataaaagaataatcaattgtaacattaaaatattagcacTACATGCAAAGTGccacaaaaaatattaaatcaCTTATCAAGATTCAGTATTAtatcaaaacattgaaaataacataaaatacatGGAGACCACAGTATACTGGAACAGCATACTAAATCGAGACACAGAGGGCACTTAGGAAAAATCTTCTAAGTATTACTTACGACCAAGACGAGGCAGAGAACGACTGGGAGCTTCATGGTGCTGTCTAGTGTGAGCACCTTTCGGGAACTTCTAACACTCCACTATTGGAGTCTAGTAAAGGTCTAAGAGAATCGTTCGCTACTTCGCCTTATATTCAATTTTGACGACGGCAACGTCGACCTACGTACATTGctacctactactacataaGGAGTTACCCTTTAAGGTTCAAAATCTAACTATTAGTACACTCATCTCTTTCACTCCTCACGATCACCAGGATGCTTATACTTCACTGTAGGTTCGCAAGAAACATGTCTCGGTGGGAGTCTATGGTTAACCAACTTTACACACAAACATGTGTAGTTTTTCTATGTCCTTCTAGCTCGTGCATTACTGAGGTTAACAGTGGGTCACTGTTTTGTGAGATTAGCGACTTGCGTAGACTGTAGAGTAACTTGATCACAAGATTGATTACGAATAGGCCAGGTCCATTAACTACACGGCCTTAGTCACCTTTACTCAGCGCTCGGGTGTCTCGGCATCAGGGCAGGCACTGTCCTGTTCGTGTGACCTGTGGTGCCCTAAGTCTCACGAGGCGTCACGGCGGTGGCCTCTGAGGCAATGCTTTAGGCCTGGGTGCCTTAGCGACAACACACCCTTGGCTTGGCAACAACATCTCAAGTTTCAGCTGCagctttttgttgtctttggaaGGCAacacgaagaagagaaagtcaATACCAATAAACAGCAAGCAGGTATGTGACTTATAAACACACCTGTGAAATTATGACACGCGTAAAAGAAACGGAAAGATAACTTCTGCAACTTAacacatccatccacccatccactcactgacccacacacacatacacacacacacacacacacacacacacacacacacacacacacgatgcagCGTCCTTCAGTTCACAAAAGCTAAATGGAATAAAGATAAAACGTATAACTTGTAACTAATAGACAAGATTAAAACATAACAACGTAATAAAACACTGCTAATTGAGTAAAGCAAGCACACGCCATCATCacttacccttcctcctccaatttaTTTAAcacgaggataaaaaaaaaaggcaaatagaGAAAGGATTACtctcataagaaaaaaacaaactcgCTACACTAATAATATTCCCACCACCAGGTAAACACCACTACttgcccatttttttttccttttttttttccccctccccacgTGCGTCACTTGTCTCTCCGCCTCTCCACCTCTtaccctcctcccactctctaTCGCTTTTCCCAAAATATTCGTCAGAAGTTAAGAATAGgcgaacgttttttttttctttcttttcccggCGGACCCTACAAGGTAAAGATGACAGGAGGTACGGTGGAACAGCGTCGCGTGGCGTGGCGTTTTTGTGGCTGTGATGGGAGAGAAACGTATATGTGCGACACGGTAAATTTACTTGTTGTGCAGTTCATATCTAACTTTGCACAGGAAtcgaaaatataatgataataagagtaGATATcctgttcatgtgtgtgtgtgtgtgtgtgtgtgtgtgtgtgtgtgtgtgtgtgtgtgtgtgtgtgtgtgtgtgtgtacgtagttGTGATAGTGCATTGAGAGGAAGCCAGTGATCGTGCTACGCCATAATGAgtagctgtagtggtggtggtggtggcggtggtaaagAGAGAACGTCAAGGTCAATTAGAAGAAAGTACTCCCTTTAAAAgttcttgtcacacacacacacacacacacacacacacacacacacacacacacacattacaaaacCACTGACGTAACTTAACCGCTTTGAGATTATGGAGTTTCATgatttcctgagagagagagagagagagagagagagagagagagagagagagagagagagagagagagagagagagagagagtgtgtgtgtgtgtgtgtgtgtgtgtgtgtgtgtacgatcGCTCTACACTCTACAGCGTTACTATCTACCACAAgtttcctcctgcttcctcccttcaccaccgccaccaccaccataacggCGCGCCTGTTACGCCCCTCGCACCATTCGGCTCCTTAATAAGTGAGTAGGGAAATCAATGGtccaggggaggagggggtgccTCGTGTATGTCGGTCACGGGGTCAGGCTCGCGGGCCGAACGCAGTACCGCCAAAGCCTCCCAAACGTTGCAGCCCCGCGAAGACTAAAAGCAAGACTCCTCGCTCAATACTCCCACAGGACATACCAAGCATCTCCCAGTCTCCCATCTCAGCCTAGTTACTCCTTCATAAATCCAACGATGGTCTGACGAGGACCCAATATATGacactcctccattcctccacaaACACGGATAATATTATGTGGCCACTAACCTCTTCTCCATTTTCCACGTCATTGTTTGCCATCCTGATCACCTCCGCTCCCTACACTAGCAGACACCAAACTGGCACGACCGCCTCCAGCCGCAGCGTATAAATGGACAGCAGCGAGCTGGCACCAACAATCGATATCTGGCAACTAGACCGCTAGAGCCATTCCTAGTCGTCCCCGAGCCCCGCCGCCTTCACGGACATGCGCAGATCCATCACATCATGGTCTGCCTGCCGGGGACTCGGTGGCTGCTGAGTCGCGGGATTATTCAAGACGTGAGTTACACCAACACAGCCTGCCATGAATGAGACACTGAATTCAGAGGTAGGGAAATAGACGAAAGTTTATGATTATCACTGCTGATATTTCCATGATCAACAGAAATTATCAAATTTGGTAAAATCAAGTCTTGCATAATATCTAATTTCGTTTATTCATCCTAGACGTACACGTGCATTGGTAGCAGTCATACTCTCATCTAGAGTGACTGGCGTCCCTTAAGCTCGGCCACAAATCCCCTACAACATGCAAGTTAACCGACGTAATACTATGAACACGACTCTCAAAAGTGTTTATCACTTCTTGAGGCTTTACATGAGCCCCTCTCAGTGTGCATGGTGTCATGAGTCGCTATCAGCACCTGAACTAATATGCATGCCTAGTCTAGCGATGTCGCTACGCCTTTAAAGGAGAACTGCCCGTCACGCCAGCACCCTCCTCTTCCGACGTCTTCGGTTTTCTCCGCCGTCTTGTACCGCCTTCTGACGTCACACTCTGCCGCTTGTGACGTCACTCTGCACCTAAAGTTGGAT
This window of the Scylla paramamosain isolate STU-SP2022 chromosome 1, ASM3559412v1, whole genome shotgun sequence genome carries:
- the LOC135105934 gene encoding uncharacterized protein DDB_G0271670-like, with the translated sequence MCTDSDTPRLEFVSSSSSSSSSSSSSSSSSSSSSSSSSSSSSTSSSSSTSSSSSSSSSSSSSSSSSSSSSSSSNSSSSSSSSSSSSSSSSSSSSSSSSSSSSSSSSSSSSSSSSSSSSSSNSSINISSSSRRRRRRRRKRNSSSNNSNNSSSSSSSSSSSSSQSINQSVYFVMKIRVKKSSSSSSSSSSSSSSSSSSSNSSSSSSSSSSNNNNSSSSSSSSSNSSSNSSSGSNCSSSGFSSSSSSSSSSSSSSSSSSSASTTTTTTTTTTTTTTTTTTTTTSTTTTTTTTTTTTTTSTTTTTTTSTTTTTTTTTTCSCSFSSSFWLLLFPRQF